In a genomic window of Bacteroides sp.:
- a CDS encoding glutamine synthetase family protein — MNEDQYILNPNPLVRHLRKLPHEFSKEDIIQYIVDNGIEMLNFRYVGGDGRLKALNFVIQSRQHLEGILSAGERVDGSSLFSFLEAGSSDLYVVPRFKTAFLNPFSEIPTIDILCSYFDKDGNPLASAPENIMRKAHQALLEKTGFSLEVMGEIEYYVISEHDPLFKATDQKGYHESSPFVKWEQLRTDALVALAQTGAQIKYGHSEVGNFSDDEHEYEQNEIEFLPTNIEDAADQLIIAKWILRQVAYRYGVTVSFAPKITAGKAGSGMHIHMRPMKDGKNVTLDKGKISEAARKVIAGILDLAPSLSAFGNTIPTSYFRLVPHQEAPTNVCWGERNRSTLIRVPLGWSGASDMVKTANPLEPKHPGDYSDKQTFEFRCPDGSADIYLLIAGLCVGARHGFEMPDALAFAEKTYVDVNIFDDKHKHRTDELAQLPVSCVQAAQYLRKQADIYLRHEVFTPSLLEGTAKRLEAFKDENLREKISCNREETMKLVRRHLHCG; from the coding sequence ATGAACGAAGATCAATATATTTTAAATCCCAATCCCCTGGTTAGGCATTTGCGTAAACTTCCCCATGAGTTTTCCAAGGAAGACATCATCCAATATATTGTGGATAATGGAATAGAGATGCTAAATTTTCGTTATGTGGGAGGCGATGGACGATTGAAGGCGCTGAATTTTGTGATTCAGAGTCGCCAACATTTGGAAGGAATCCTGTCGGCAGGCGAACGCGTGGATGGCAGCAGTTTGTTTTCGTTTTTGGAAGCCGGTTCGAGCGATCTTTATGTGGTTCCCCGTTTTAAGACCGCATTTCTGAATCCTTTTTCTGAAATTCCAACCATCGATATCCTGTGTTCTTATTTTGACAAGGATGGCAACCCGCTTGCCAGCGCGCCCGAAAATATTATGCGTAAAGCCCATCAAGCCTTGCTTGAAAAGACCGGTTTCAGCCTTGAGGTAATGGGCGAGATAGAATATTATGTGATCAGCGAGCACGATCCCTTGTTTAAGGCCACTGACCAGAAAGGTTATCACGAATCATCACCCTTTGTCAAGTGGGAGCAGCTTCGCACAGATGCCCTGGTAGCCCTTGCCCAGACAGGTGCCCAGATCAAATACGGGCATTCGGAAGTAGGCAATTTTTCGGATGATGAGCATGAGTACGAACAGAATGAGATCGAATTCCTGCCCACCAATATTGAAGATGCTGCCGATCAGTTGATCATCGCCAAGTGGATCCTGCGGCAGGTTGCTTACCGTTATGGAGTCACGGTTAGCTTTGCCCCGAAGATCACCGCAGGGAAGGCTGGCAGCGGAATGCACATCCACATGCGCCCCATGAAGGATGGAAAAAACGTGACACTAGACAAAGGAAAGATCAGTGAAGCGGCACGCAAGGTCATTGCAGGCATCCTTGACCTGGCCCCCTCATTGTCGGCTTTTGGCAATACCATCCCTACGTCTTATTTTCGCCTGGTGCCTCACCAGGAAGCCCCGACCAATGTTTGCTGGGGCGAGCGTAACCGCTCCACGCTGATCCGGGTTCCCCTGGGATGGTCGGGTGCCAGCGATATGGTAAAAACCGCCAATCCCCTTGAGCCAAAACACCCAGGAGATTACAGCGACAAACAGACCTTCGAATTTCGTTGCCCCGATGGCTCTGCCGATATTTACCTGTTGATCGCAGGCTTGTGTGTGGGGGCACGACATGGATTTGAAATGCCCGATGCCCTTGCTTTTGCTGAAAAGACCTATGTGGATGTCAATATCTTTGACGATAAACATAAACACCGTACCGATGAACTGGCCCAGCTTCCGGTTTCCTGTGTGCAGGCTGCCCAGTATCTGCGCAAGCAAGCAGATATCTATCTGCGGCATGAGGTGTTTACCCCCAGCCTGCTGGAAGGCACCGCTAAGCGTCTCGAAGCCTTTAAGGATGAAAACCTGCGCGAAAAAATAAGCTGCAACCGTGAGGAAACCATGAAGCTGGTTCGCCGGCATTTGCATTGTGGCTGA